One Ahaetulla prasina isolate Xishuangbanna chromosome 1, ASM2864084v1, whole genome shotgun sequence DNA window includes the following coding sequences:
- the ADARB1 gene encoding double-stranded RNA-specific editase 1, with protein sequence MRAEKEIQGKSHLHQYRSLNNYFMMNIDDEENMSSGSTDIKENRNMDNIPPKDGTVQGAGEGNQLPNGGGTSSRKRLLDEGSNGHSKFRPKKKKKTPGPVLPKNALMQLNEIKPGLQYKLLSQTGPVHAPIFMMAVEVNGQMFEGSGPTKKKAKLHAAEKALRSFVQFPNASEAHLAMGRTLSANTDFTSDQADFSDTLFNGFENPAQSDHSFYLESNGDGSFTSSPDFSLSSVVASSFIQSSLPAPSPYASTSGKNPVMILNELRPGLKYEFISESGESHAKNFVMAVSVDGQTFEGSGRNKKLAKARAAQSALASLFNMQLDQTPSHQPIPSEGLQLHLPQVLADAVARLVVEKFSDLTDNFTSPHARRKVLAGVVMTTGTDVKDAQVISVSTGTKCINGEYMSDRGLALNDCHAEIIARRCLLKFLYTQLELHLSFGNTELSQKFHSPKMDGEEIQDRHTLESLKIYLVVYTFLSAEGFKLDENVQFHLYISTSPCGDARIFSPHEAAQEDQGDRHPNRKARGQLRTKIESGEGTIPVRSTTTIQTWDGVLQGERLLTMSCSDKIARWNVLGIQGALLSLIVEPIYFSSIILGSLYHGDHLSRAAYQRIAEIEDLPSLYVLNRPLLSGISNAEARQPGKAPNFSVNWTVGDAGLEVINATTGKDELGRASRLCKHALYTRWMRVYTKLPASLHSKVNKPNIYHETKQIAVEYQTAKECLFKAFLKAGLGAWVEKPIEQDQFSLVV encoded by the exons GAAAAAGCCATCTGCACCAGTATAGAAGCCTGAACAACTATTTCATGATGAACATAGATGATGAAGAAAATATGA GTTCAGGCAGCACTGATATTAAAGAGAACCGCAACATGGACAACATTCCACCTAAAGATGGGACTGTGCAAGGTGCTGGGGAGGGGAATCAGCTCCCTAATGGTGGAGGCACTAGCAGCAGGAAGCGGCTGTTGGACGAGGGAAGCAACGGCCATTCCAAGTTCCgcccaaagaagaaaaagaaaactccaGGTCCAGTGCTGCCCAAGAACGCCCTGATGCAGTTGAATGAAATCAAGCCTGGCTTACAGTACAAGCTCCTCTCCCAAACCGGACCAGTTCATGCTCCAATTTTTATGATGGCGGTAGAAGTTAACGGGCAGATGTTTGAAGGGTCTGGCCCcacaaaaaagaaagcaaaactccATGCAGCTGAGAAAGCTCTAAGGTCCTTTGTTCAATTTCCTAATGCATCAGAAGCTCATCTAGCAATGGGTAGAACTCTTTCAGCAAATACAGACTTTACTTCTGACCAGGCCGATTTCTCAGACACCCTCTTCAATGGCTTTGAAAATCCAGCTCAATCTGACCATTCCTTTTACTTGGAATCCAATGGAGATGGTTCCTTTACCTCCAGTCCAGATTTCAGCCTCTCGTCCGTCGTGGCTAGTAGTTTTATCCAGTCATCTCTCCCTGCCCCATCACCCTATGCATCAACCAGTGGGAAGAATCCAGTGATGATACTAAATGAACTTCGACCAGGGCTAAAGTATGAATTTATTTCAGAAAGTGGAGAGAGTCATGCCAAGAATTTTGTGATGGCTGTATCAGTGGATGGCCAAACGTTTGAAGGTTCTGGACGAAACAAAAAACTGGCAAAGGCTCGGGCAGCTCAGTCAGCTCTTGCATCTTTGTTTAATATGCAGCTGGACCAAACACCATCTCACCAACCTATTCCTAGTGAGGGCCTCCAGTTACACTTGCCACAG GTTTTAGCTGATGCAGTTGCACGCTTGGTCGTAGAGAAATTCAGCGATCTGACAGATAACTTTACATCACCTCATGCACGTAGAAAAGTGCTAGCCGGTGTTGTCATGACAAcag GTACTGATGTGAAAGACGCTCAGGTTATAAGTGTTTCTACAGGAACAAAATGTATTAATGGAGAATATATGAGTGACCGTGGTCTTGCTTTGAATGATTGCCATGCAGAAATTATAGCTCGGAGATGCCTACTTAAATTTCTTTATACACAACTTGAATTACATTTAAG TTTTGGCAACACAGAGCTTTCCCAGAAATTCCACAGTCCCAAAATGGATGGAGAAGAGATTCAGGATAGGCATACCCTAGAATCACTCAAGATATATCTAGTAG TATATACTTTCCTGTCTGCTGAGGGCTTTAAATTGGATGAAAATGTGCAGTTTCATCTCTATATTAGCACCTCCCCTTGTGGTGATGCTCGGATTTTTTCACCACATGAAGCTGCCCAAGAAG ATCAAGGAGACAGACACCCAAACCGGAAAGCAAGAGGTCAGCTACGGACAAAAATTGAATCTGGGGAAGGAACGATCCCTGTCCGTTCTACAACTACGATCCAGACTTGGGATGGAGTACTTCAGGGAGAGAGGTTGCTTACTATGTCTTGCAGTGATAAGATAGCTAG GTGGAACGTACTTGGTATTCAAGGAGCTTTACTTAGCCTCATTGTAGAGCCAATATACTTCTCAAGCATTATCTTGGGAAGTTTGTATCATGGAGATCATTTGTCCAGGGCAGCATACCAACGGATAGCAGAGATTGAAGATCTACCATCTCTCTATGTACTTAATAGACCTTTACTCAGTG gtATTAGCAATGCTGAAGCCCGTCAGCCAGGAAAAGCACCTAATTTCAGTGTGAACTGGACAGTTGGGGATGCTGGGCTGGAAGTTATTAATGCTACAACAGGCAAGGATGAGCTTGGTCGTGCATCCCGTCTTTGTAAGCATGCACTATATACTCGTTGGATGCGTGTTTATACAAAG CTTCCTGCCAGTCTTCATTCAAAAGTCAATAAGCCAAATATATATCATGAAACAAAACAGATAGCTGTGGAATATCAAACTGCCAAAGAGTGTTTGTTTAAAGCATTTCTGAAGGCTGGCCTTGGGGCCTGGGTGGAGAAGCCTATAGAGCAGGATCAGTTTTCCCTGGTTGTCTGA